A DNA window from Barnesiella intestinihominis YIT 11860 contains the following coding sequences:
- a CDS encoding chorismate-binding protein, whose product MAKEVDSIHLLSCAIEASLGNDFPAFAFRLPGEDGFYWGACEPDRLMTLADGVFPERQEGFFFAPFEEGELPRYFFPVKIQRAEEISLEALNYGAGQTLANLEIKPVDSSFEQYEKQVNTLVAAMSRKEIKKAVLSRTVTLNRPVVSDGQLFFRLAAKYDSAFVSWVNVPGIGRWIGATPETLLDCDGVSLTTMALAGTRKAGAKEPWGQKEQEEQQIVTDYISKVFRDKGLEPIIGERFSRKAGQVEHLCTPISLKVGSANGRLAEILSVLHPTPAVGGYPKELAMEWIRRVEPHERRYYGGYLGPMFGEHVRLFVNLRCMEVDDSRLRLYVGGGLTDKSDPESEWKETEAKAQTLLSIINGYK is encoded by the coding sequence ATGGCGAAAGAGGTTGATTCTATACATTTACTATCTTGTGCTATTGAGGCGAGTTTGGGGAATGATTTTCCGGCTTTCGCTTTTCGTCTGCCGGGCGAAGATGGTTTTTATTGGGGGGCCTGTGAGCCTGATAGACTTATGACTCTTGCCGATGGCGTTTTTCCGGAAAGACAGGAGGGCTTCTTTTTCGCACCTTTTGAAGAAGGCGAGTTGCCTCGTTACTTTTTCCCTGTGAAAATACAACGGGCCGAAGAGATCAGTTTGGAGGCGTTGAATTATGGGGCGGGACAAACTTTGGCAAATTTGGAGATAAAACCGGTAGATAGTTCTTTTGAACAGTATGAAAAACAAGTAAATACGCTTGTTGCAGCAATGTCTCGTAAAGAGATAAAAAAGGCTGTTCTTTCCCGCACCGTTACATTGAACCGTCCGGTAGTTTCCGATGGGCAGCTGTTTTTTCGACTGGCTGCAAAATACGATTCGGCTTTTGTTTCGTGGGTCAATGTGCCCGGTATAGGACGATGGATAGGAGCTACGCCCGAAACATTGCTTGATTGTGACGGAGTGTCGTTGACTACGATGGCTCTCGCAGGTACGCGAAAGGCGGGAGCGAAGGAGCCGTGGGGACAAAAAGAACAAGAGGAGCAACAAATTGTGACCGATTATATATCGAAGGTATTTAGAGATAAAGGTCTCGAACCGATTATCGGTGAGCGGTTTTCTCGCAAGGCAGGACAGGTGGAACATCTGTGTACGCCTATTTCTCTGAAAGTCGGTTCGGCAAACGGGAGATTGGCCGAGATATTGTCGGTGCTTCACCCTACGCCGGCTGTGGGTGGGTATCCCAAAGAACTTGCGATGGAATGGATTCGTCGAGTAGAACCGCATGAGCGCAGATATTATGGCGGTTATTTGGGCCCTATGTTTGGTGAGCATGTTCGTTTGTTCGTCAATCTTCGGTGCATGGAAGTAGACGATTCCCGATTGAGATTGTATGTCGGCGGAGGTTTGACCGATAAATCGGACCCGGAAAGTGAGTGGAAAGAAACCGAGGCGAAAGCGCAGACTTTGCTGTCGATTATCAATGGTTATAAGTAG
- the menD gene encoding 2-succinyl-5-enolpyruvyl-6-hydroxy-3-cyclohexene-1-carboxylic-acid synthase: MKTTDKQGCNILVALLAEHGVKRVVLSPGSRNAPLLMAFSRTPDIQDYVVVDERTAAFMALGMSQRSGEPVALVCTSGTALLNYAPAVAEAYYQHIPLIVISADRPMEWIDQDDSQTLRQYGALSHFVKRSYNLRAELSLPMDGWYFNRCINDALLTSLSGEKGPVHINIAVSEPLTQEMDMPSVRERFVTRIPSSSIPDEHSMKLLCDEFMSARKVLVLVAFSQPDEQLSQALLRLAELPQVVVLTESIANVRGKNLIPTIDRVYSVIDKAEWEDYAPDLLITLGGSLVSRMIKAFLRQHKPKLHWRISQGDHVIDTMQSLTCHIDSQAASFLEVLSRSVFPIESDYSMLWHRKEVIATRLHDDYIAHVEWCDLKAFSLILPAIPPGTALQLSNGTTVRYAQLFKCEQVLRSDCNRGVSGIDGSTSTAAGAACVGEGMTVLITGDMSFSYDVNGLSSTYLSPRFKIIVMCNGGGGIFRFIKPTSDLPELETCFEIHRDISVEKYADLFGLRYFELNDEKSAAEVLSLFFAEEDRPAILAVHTPNVYNAEVLRGYFRRSRQ, from the coding sequence ATGAAAACGACCGATAAACAGGGCTGTAATATTCTTGTCGCACTTTTGGCGGAACATGGTGTAAAGCGTGTCGTTCTATCGCCCGGATCGAGAAATGCTCCTTTATTAATGGCATTTTCGCGTACACCCGATATACAGGACTATGTCGTTGTCGATGAACGTACAGCGGCTTTTATGGCATTGGGTATGTCGCAACGTAGCGGTGAACCTGTGGCATTGGTTTGTACATCGGGAACAGCGTTACTCAATTATGCGCCGGCTGTTGCCGAGGCCTATTACCAACATATTCCGTTGATAGTTATTTCGGCGGATCGTCCTATGGAGTGGATCGATCAGGACGATAGTCAAACATTGCGGCAGTACGGCGCTTTGTCTCACTTTGTGAAACGTTCGTATAATTTACGGGCGGAACTGTCTTTGCCGATGGACGGGTGGTACTTCAATCGTTGTATAAACGACGCTTTGTTAACGTCATTGTCGGGAGAAAAGGGCCCTGTTCATATTAATATCGCTGTTTCCGAGCCGCTCACGCAAGAAATGGATATGCCTTCCGTACGGGAGCGTTTTGTTACTCGCATACCTTCGTCGAGCATTCCCGATGAGCATTCTATGAAACTTTTGTGCGATGAGTTTATGTCGGCTCGAAAGGTGTTGGTTTTAGTGGCTTTCTCACAGCCTGACGAGCAGTTGAGTCAAGCTCTTTTACGTTTAGCGGAATTGCCGCAGGTTGTCGTTCTTACCGAAAGCATAGCCAATGTGAGGGGGAAGAATTTGATACCTACGATCGATAGGGTTTATTCGGTAATCGATAAAGCGGAATGGGAAGATTATGCACCCGATTTGCTCATTACATTAGGCGGATCATTGGTGTCGCGTATGATAAAGGCTTTTTTACGGCAGCATAAGCCCAAGTTGCATTGGCGTATATCACAAGGCGATCATGTAATAGATACGATGCAATCGTTGACTTGCCATATCGATTCTCAGGCTGCATCGTTTTTAGAGGTGTTGTCTCGAAGTGTATTCCCGATAGAGAGCGACTACTCGATGCTGTGGCATAGGAAAGAGGTGATTGCTACTCGTTTGCACGACGATTATATCGCTCATGTCGAGTGGTGTGATTTGAAAGCATTTTCATTGATATTACCTGCGATTCCGCCGGGAACAGCATTGCAGCTTTCCAACGGTACTACGGTACGCTATGCCCAGTTGTTCAAGTGCGAACAGGTGTTGCGGAGCGATTGTAATCGGGGCGTGAGCGGTATAGACGGCTCCACCTCGACCGCTGCGGGTGCGGCTTGTGTGGGTGAGGGAATGACGGTGTTGATTACGGGAGATATGAGCTTTTCGTATGATGTAAATGGGTTATCATCGACTTATCTTTCTCCTCGGTTTAAAATTATCGTAATGTGTAATGGGGGTGGGGGAATCTTTCGATTTATTAAACCGACTTCCGATTTGCCCGAACTGGAAACTTGTTTTGAAATACATAGAGATATTTCGGTCGAGAAATATGCCGATTTGTTCGGACTTCGTTATTTCGAGCTCAATGATGAGAAATCGGCCGCAGAGGTACTTTCTCTCTTTTTTGCCGAAGAAGATCGGCCGGCTATACTGGCGGTCCACACCCCGAATGTTTATAATGCCGAGGTTTTGCGGGGATACTTCCGCCGGTCGAGGCAATGA
- the menB gene encoding 1,4-dihydroxy-2-naphthoyl-CoA synthase, translated as MEPIDWKTIKEYEDILFDYCDGIAKITINRPQVYNAFRPQTNCEMLDAMSICRERSDIGVIILTGAGDKAFCSGGDQKVKGIGGYIDENGVPRLNVLDLHKAIRSIPKPVIAMVNGYAIGGGHVLHVVCDLTIASENARFGQTGPKVGSFDGGFGSSYLARIVGQKKAREIWFLCRQYSAKEAEEMGLVNKVVPFDRLEEETIEWCRTILKRSPMAIRMIKRALNAELDGQRGLMEFAGDATLMYYLMEEAQEGKNAFLEKRDPDFQKFPKFPG; from the coding sequence ATGGAACCGATAGATTGGAAAACGATTAAGGAGTATGAGGATATACTTTTCGATTATTGTGATGGAATCGCGAAGATAACGATTAACCGCCCGCAAGTATATAATGCGTTTCGTCCGCAAACGAATTGTGAGATGCTCGATGCCATGTCTATTTGTCGGGAACGTTCCGATATTGGCGTTATCATTCTGACGGGAGCGGGAGACAAAGCGTTTTGTTCCGGTGGAGACCAGAAAGTAAAAGGAATTGGCGGTTATATCGATGAAAACGGTGTCCCGAGGTTAAATGTTTTGGATTTGCATAAAGCTATACGTTCCATTCCCAAGCCGGTTATCGCTATGGTCAACGGTTATGCGATCGGAGGCGGGCATGTGTTGCATGTGGTATGTGATTTGACAATCGCTTCGGAGAACGCTCGATTCGGACAGACTGGCCCGAAAGTGGGAAGTTTCGATGGAGGATTCGGCTCGTCCTATTTAGCTCGTATCGTAGGGCAGAAGAAAGCGCGCGAAATATGGTTCCTATGTCGCCAATATTCAGCGAAAGAGGCAGAAGAAATGGGGCTGGTCAATAAAGTTGTTCCTTTCGACCGATTGGAGGAAGAGACAATCGAATGGTGTCGAACGATATTGAAACGTAGCCCGATGGCTATACGAATGATTAAGCGGGCGTTGAATGCCGAACTTGACGGGCAGCGGGGGTTGATGGAATTTGCCGGTGATGCCACTCTCATGTATTATCTCATGGAGGAGGCGCAGGAGGGCAAGAATGCTTTCCTTGAAAAGAGAGACCCCGATTTCCAGAAATTTCCCAAATTCCCCGGATAG
- a CDS encoding o-succinylbenzoate synthase — protein sequence MLKASYTPYILHFKVPSGTSRGVLTQKETYFLKVWDEHNPDCFGIGECALFKGLGADDRPDYEAMLQTVCRGIDRIDEIDLSTWSSIRFGVETALLDLQHGGRRMIYPSEFTAGKQAIEINGLIWMGDKRTMASRIDEKLAAGFSCIKLKIGAIDFDDECELLAAIRRRYRREDIELRVDANGAFSPYDALEHLQRLSAYDLHSIEQPIRAGQWEAMARLCEETPLPIALDEELIGITDSTEKLALLETISPQYIILKPSLIGGFSGAEEWIEFARNCRVGWWITSALESNVGLNAIAQWTATLPINMPQGLGTGALYTNNIPSPLEQIGDELRYNPDKTWIFSMDSWK from the coding sequence ATGTTAAAGGCAAGTTATACTCCTTATATACTTCATTTCAAAGTCCCTAGCGGAACTTCTCGGGGTGTTCTCACGCAAAAGGAGACCTATTTCTTGAAAGTGTGGGACGAGCATAATCCCGATTGTTTCGGGATAGGAGAATGCGCACTGTTTAAGGGATTGGGAGCAGACGATCGTCCTGATTATGAAGCTATGTTGCAAACGGTTTGTCGGGGTATCGACCGAATAGATGAAATAGATTTGTCTACATGGAGTTCTATCCGTTTTGGAGTGGAGACCGCCTTACTCGATTTGCAGCATGGCGGACGACGCATGATTTACCCGTCTGAGTTTACTGCCGGGAAACAAGCGATTGAAATAAACGGATTGATATGGATGGGCGATAAGCGCACTATGGCTTCCCGTATCGATGAGAAATTAGCGGCCGGGTTCTCTTGTATTAAGTTGAAAATTGGAGCGATAGATTTCGATGATGAATGTGAATTGCTGGCTGCAATTCGGCGACGATATCGCCGGGAGGATATAGAGTTGAGGGTCGATGCCAACGGTGCGTTCTCTCCTTATGATGCATTGGAACATTTGCAACGTCTTTCGGCTTATGATTTACATTCGATAGAACAGCCCATACGAGCCGGACAATGGGAGGCGATGGCTCGGTTGTGCGAAGAAACTCCTCTACCGATAGCTCTTGACGAAGAATTAATCGGGATAACCGATTCCACCGAGAAATTAGCGTTATTGGAGACGATTTCTCCGCAATATATCATTTTGAAGCCTTCTTTGATAGGGGGATTTTCGGGTGCGGAAGAGTGGATCGAATTTGCTCGGAATTGTCGTGTGGGTTGGTGGATAACATCGGCATTGGAATCGAATGTGGGATTGAATGCAATTGCGCAATGGACGGCGACATTGCCTATAAATATGCCTCAGGGATTGGGAACGGGAGCTTTGTACACCAATAATATACCGTCACCGTTGGAGCAGATAGGAGATGAGTTGAGATATAATCCTGATAAAACTTGGATTTTTTCGATGGATTCATGGAAATAA
- a CDS encoding AMP-binding protein, whose product MEIRLNHRICRSREEILNASTPEVAAFLDEWFAPSDFVWGHTSGSTGTPKPVRLLKRDMEASARLTNDFFDITCRSVMLLCLSPDYIAGKMMIVRALLSGADLLVVTPSSLPLTTIDEPIDFAAMVPAQVVESLKSTMQKSRLSRITSLIIGGAPLSPGTEVELEKLPVDMYATYGMTETVSHVALRRIGDSLSLYCALDGISFSIDERNCLIIHAPHFSVKEFVTNDVVELVDSRNFRWIGRYDHVINTGGIKVFPELIEKKIAGLFTRRFFVTSCDDLKWGESVALVIEGEALSLEQEKILLEKIRAKVNKYEFPRKVLYVQKFKETSSGKVIRNI is encoded by the coding sequence ATGGAAATAAGGCTAAATCATCGTATTTGTCGTAGTCGAGAAGAGATACTCAATGCTTCTACACCCGAAGTGGCTGCTTTTCTCGATGAGTGGTTCGCACCTTCCGATTTTGTTTGGGGACATACTTCGGGATCGACCGGAACTCCAAAGCCGGTAAGATTACTGAAACGAGATATGGAGGCTTCGGCACGGTTGACCAATGACTTTTTCGATATTACCTGTCGTTCGGTAATGTTGTTATGCCTGTCGCCCGATTATATTGCCGGTAAAATGATGATTGTAAGAGCCTTGTTATCCGGTGCTGATTTGTTGGTCGTAACTCCTTCGTCGTTGCCTTTGACGACAATAGACGAGCCTATCGATTTTGCCGCGATGGTTCCGGCGCAAGTAGTCGAATCTTTGAAAAGTACGATGCAGAAATCAAGACTTTCTCGTATAACGTCTCTGATAATAGGTGGTGCACCTTTATCTCCCGGTACTGAGGTGGAGCTGGAAAAACTTCCTGTCGATATGTATGCTACTTATGGTATGACCGAGACAGTTTCGCATGTCGCATTACGCCGTATCGGTGACTCTTTGTCGTTATATTGTGCGTTGGATGGTATATCTTTTTCGATAGATGAACGAAATTGTTTAATCATTCACGCTCCGCACTTCTCTGTAAAAGAGTTTGTAACGAACGATGTGGTTGAGTTGGTAGATTCTCGGAATTTTCGATGGATAGGACGGTATGACCATGTGATCAATACGGGAGGGATAAAGGTTTTTCCAGAGTTGATCGAAAAGAAAATAGCAGGTCTGTTTACACGCCGTTTTTTTGTAACGTCTTGTGACGACCTGAAATGGGGTGAATCGGTTGCTCTCGTTATAGAAGGCGAGGCTTTGTCTCTGGAACAAGAAAAAATATTGCTGGAAAAGATTCGGGCAAAAGTAAATAAATATGAGTTCCCACGTAAAGTATTGTATGTGCAGAAGTTTAAGGAGACGTCTTCGGGAAAAGTTATACGGAATATTTAG
- a CDS encoding glycoside hydrolase family 3 C-terminal domain-containing protein, whose amino-acid sequence MKFFQNLVWVAIFSLSGTVAAQTPVYLDETKPMEDRIEDALSRMTLEEKVALCHAQSKFSSPGVPRLGLPENWMTDGPHGIRAEVIWDEWDQAGWTNDSCMAFPALTCLAATWNPEMALLYGKSIGEEARYRNKNVLLGPGVNIYRTPLNGRNFEYMGEDPYLASEMVVPYIEGVQSNGVAACVKHYALNNQEYDRHAVNVEVSDRALYEIYLPAFKAAVQKGKAWAIMGAYNRYKNQYCCHNQYLLNDILRKEWGFDGVVISDWGGVFNTKEAAYNGLDMEFGTWTDGLTNGKGDAYSNYYLAQPFLDLLKNGTIPESVVDGKVRNILRLMFRTTMNRNRPYGSFKTPAHASAARKIAEEGIVLLQNKNNVLPIRLCETKRILVVGENAIKMMTVGGGSSSLKAQYEISPLDGLKARVGDAAEVMYARGYVGNIDGSYNGVVSKVNLAESRSADELLDEAVNKAKSADYVVFVGGLNKNSHQDCEGGDRTSYGLPYGQDRVIEALSQANPRTIVVLISGNSVAMPWIDQVPAIVEGWYCGSEAGNALASILVGDVNPSGKLPFSMYVKLEDYHAHSFNDSIVYPGLNHQQIYKDDIFVGYRWSDLHKKIRPMFSFGHGLSYTTFEYGKAEIDKKVVRQGESLRVRIPVTNTGNRSGAEIVQLYVSDLKSSLPRPKKELKGFKKVDLQPGESQIVEFEIDESKFSYFDDKKHAWVAEPGKFEILIGSSSSDIRSKVAFELE is encoded by the coding sequence ATGAAATTTTTTCAAAATTTAGTATGGGTAGCCATTTTTTCGTTATCGGGTACAGTGGCCGCTCAAACACCTGTTTATCTTGATGAAACCAAGCCGATGGAAGACCGAATAGAGGATGCTCTGTCGAGAATGACGCTCGAAGAAAAAGTGGCATTGTGCCACGCACAATCCAAATTCAGTTCACCGGGAGTGCCTCGTTTGGGATTGCCCGAAAATTGGATGACCGACGGTCCTCATGGAATTCGTGCCGAGGTCATTTGGGACGAATGGGACCAAGCAGGGTGGACGAACGATTCTTGTATGGCATTCCCGGCATTGACTTGTTTGGCAGCGACTTGGAATCCTGAGATGGCTCTGTTGTATGGCAAATCGATAGGCGAGGAAGCGCGATATAGAAATAAGAATGTATTATTGGGACCGGGTGTCAATATCTACCGTACTCCGTTGAATGGTCGTAATTTTGAATATATGGGAGAGGATCCCTATTTAGCTTCGGAGATGGTGGTTCCTTATATCGAAGGGGTACAGTCTAACGGGGTAGCAGCCTGTGTGAAGCATTATGCGTTGAATAATCAGGAATACGATCGGCATGCTGTCAATGTGGAGGTTAGTGACCGGGCTTTATATGAAATTTATCTTCCAGCGTTTAAAGCTGCTGTACAAAAAGGAAAGGCTTGGGCTATTATGGGAGCCTACAATCGTTATAAGAATCAATATTGTTGTCACAACCAATATTTGTTGAACGATATTCTCCGAAAAGAATGGGGATTTGATGGTGTCGTAATATCGGATTGGGGTGGAGTATTCAATACGAAGGAGGCTGCTTATAATGGTTTGGATATGGAGTTCGGGACTTGGACAGATGGTTTGACGAATGGTAAAGGAGATGCGTATAGCAATTACTATTTGGCGCAACCATTTCTTGATTTGTTGAAAAACGGGACGATTCCGGAATCTGTTGTCGATGGCAAAGTTCGAAATATATTGCGTCTGATGTTTCGTACTACGATGAATCGAAACAGACCTTATGGCTCTTTCAAAACCCCGGCTCATGCTTCTGCTGCTCGTAAAATCGCCGAGGAAGGCATTGTGTTGTTACAGAACAAAAATAATGTATTACCCATTCGTTTGTGCGAAACCAAACGCATCTTGGTTGTCGGAGAGAATGCGATAAAGATGATGACGGTAGGTGGCGGAAGCTCTTCGTTGAAAGCCCAATATGAGATATCCCCATTGGACGGATTGAAGGCAAGAGTCGGAGATGCTGCTGAGGTGATGTATGCTCGTGGATATGTCGGTAATATCGATGGATCTTATAATGGGGTGGTTTCCAAAGTCAATCTTGCTGAATCTCGGTCTGCCGATGAACTGCTCGATGAAGCTGTAAATAAAGCGAAGTCGGCTGATTATGTCGTTTTTGTCGGCGGTTTGAATAAAAATAGCCACCAAGATTGTGAAGGTGGAGATCGCACATCGTATGGGCTTCCTTATGGTCAAGACCGAGTTATCGAGGCTTTGTCTCAGGCCAATCCCCGCACGATAGTCGTATTGATTTCGGGAAACAGTGTGGCAATGCCGTGGATAGACCAGGTCCCTGCCATCGTCGAAGGTTGGTATTGCGGTAGTGAAGCCGGTAACGCATTGGCTTCTATATTGGTGGGCGATGTCAATCCTTCTGGAAAACTCCCGTTCAGTATGTATGTCAAATTGGAAGATTATCATGCTCATTCATTCAATGATTCGATTGTTTATCCGGGGTTGAATCACCAACAAATTTATAAAGACGATATTTTTGTAGGCTATCGTTGGAGCGATCTTCACAAGAAAATACGACCGATGTTCAGTTTCGGTCACGGATTGAGCTACACGACATTTGAATATGGTAAAGCCGAGATCGATAAGAAAGTCGTGCGACAAGGTGAAAGCCTCCGGGTTCGTATCCCTGTAACCAATACAGGCAATAGATCTGGGGCGGAAATTGTTCAGTTGTATGTGAGTGATTTGAAATCGAGTTTACCCCGTCCGAAGAAAGAATTGAAAGGATTTAAGAAAGTTGATTTACAACCGGGAGAAAGTCAAATCGTAGAGTTTGAGATAGACGAGTCGAAGTTCTCTTATTTCGATGATAAGAAACATGCCTGGGTTGCGGAACCCGGGAAGTTCG